The Glutamicibacter mishrai DNA window ATCGAGGTGCCGAGGGAAGGGCATGGTCATTCCCACATCCCTGGTGCGTTGCTCAATCTGATCGCGATCCCCGGGCCAGTTATTGGCAAGGGATGCGGCCAGCAGCACGGCATATTCGCCGTAAGGGTTGAGTTGCATAAGGACATTACATCATGCTGAAGCCATGACCACTTCAAAGTACATCGCCATGGCCAGACAAGCAGTTCCCGCCAGCGAACATGAACACAGCTGGCAGACCCGGTCAAGCCACCACACCTCGACCGGAATCGTCCAGTACCTGCAGTGCCTTACGTGCAAAACCCAGCAGATGCGTCAGATCGGATTCGACTGCCAGGTGCCAAAAGCGAGCAAAGAAATACGCGCCTAGAAACGGTGTTCCCAGGCGCGTATCCGGCGATTACTTCCAGAGATCAATGATCCCTACTCCGAGTTCGGCCAGAAGCTTCCGGAGAACGAAGACATCCAAGCCCACCACGTTCTGGAAGTTCCCCTCGATGGATTCAATGAATGATGCTGCCAGGCCATCGATGGTGAATGCGCCGGCGCAAGGCAGCGGTTCACCGCTGGCGACATAGGCTTCGATCTCTGCATCGCTGACCGTCGAGAAGTGGACCACGGTCGAGGACACCTGGCCGACCGGCTTTTCCGGCTGCTGCGTGTCGATGAGCCAATGGCCCGAATGCAGCACGCCGGTGGCGCCGCTGAGCTGCTGCCAGCGTTCCCTCGCCACCTGCTCGGTATGCGGCTTGCCGTAGGCGACACCCTCGAGCTCGAAGACCGAATCACAACCAAGCACCAGGGTTCCCGCAGGGTGCTGGCCGCTGGCGACATCCTCGGCCTTGGCCCGAGCCAATAGCTGTGCGGTCTGTGCAGGGGACTGCGCGCCGTGCTGGGCTACTGCCTGGGCGAGCACTGCATCCTCATCCACCTCCGAAACCTGGGTTGTGAATTCCAGGCCTGCATCGGAGAGCACTTTCTTGCGTCCCCATGACGCGGAGGCCAGAACTAGCCGGGCGGAAGGTCGAGGCTGCGTGCTCATACGGTGGCATTCTCCTTGGTGTAATCCTGATCGTAGTCATCGTCTGCGGTTGATTCCTCAGAATCAAGCAGCTCGTTCAACTTCGATCCTTCCACATCAACGTCCGGAAGAATCCTATCCAGCCACTTGGGCAGGTACCAGGCCTTGTCTCCGAGTAGATGCATTACTGCAGGAATCAATGTCATGCGGATGATGAAGGCATCGAAGAGCACACCGAAGGCCAGCGCGAAGCCCAGCGGGCGGATCATCGCCAGATGCGAGAAGACGAATCCGGCAAAGACCGAAATCATGATCAGCGCCGCGGCGGTCACCACAGGAGCGGCCATGGAGAAGCCTGAACGCACCGCATCCTTGGCAGGCTCGCCGTGGGCGTAGCGCTCGCGCATCGCCGAGACGAGGAATACCTGGTAGTCCATGGCCAAGCCGAAGAGGATGCCGGTCAGCAGGATCGGCAGGAAGCTGAGCAACGGGCCAGGGACATTGACGTCGAAGAAGCTGGAGAACCAGCCGAACTGGTAGACCATGACGCTGGCGCCGAAGGCCGCCGCCAGGGACAGCAGGAAGCCACCGGTGGCGAGCAGTGGGACCACGACGGAGCGGAAGACCAGCAACAGCAGGATCAGCGACAGGCCAACCACGATGCTCAGGTACGGAACCAGGGCGGCGGTCACCTTTTCGGAGACGTCAATCTGGGCGGCAACCTGTCCGGTGACCGCGATATCAGCTCCGGTGGCTTCGGAGAATTCCGCGTAATCGCCACGCAGCTGATGGACCAGGGATTCGGTCTGTTCCGAGGACGGGCCATCGGTCGGAATGACCTGGATGGCAGAGAGCCGGTGGTTGTCGGTCAAGGCGACCGGAATCGCGGCCACAACACCGTCATATTCGCGCAGCTTGTCGGCCACGTCCAATGCCTTGGATTCGGCTTGGCGCTCGGTGAGGTTTTCTGGCAGGTCAGCCAGTACCAGCAACGGCCCGTTGTATCCGGCGCCGAACTTGTCGCTGGTCTGTTCGAAGGCCTGGAAGGCCTGCGAATCGGCGGGTTCCGCGCTGCCATCAGGCAGGGCAGTGCGCATCTGGGTTGCCGGCAATGCGATAGCCCCCAGGACGATGACCACCAGCAGCGTGACGGGCACGGCCACCTTGGTCACCATGCGAACCCAGCGTGCCGAGAACGGCTCCTTGATTTCCGGATTCTCCACCTGGGCCGCGGCCTTGCGGCGGGCGCGCTGGGAAACCAGGCGATTGCCAGCCAGCGAGAGCAAAGCGGGCAGCAACGTGATGTTCAGCAGGACCGAGCAGAGAACGGTGAAGGCCGCCGAAAGCCCCAGCACCGTCAGGAACGGAAGTCCTGGCACGGCCAGCGCCGCCAGCGCGATGATCACGGTCAAGCCGGCGAAGACCACGGCGTTGCCGCTGGTGCCCACGGAGCGCGCGATGGATTCGCCCACCTCCATGCCGGCCAGCATCTGCGTGCGGTGTCGATGGATGATGAACAGCGCATAGTCGATACCCACCGCAAGGCCCAGCATGAGGGCCAGGGCCGGGGTAATCGAGGCCATGTCGATCACCGAGGAGAAGGCCATGGTGGTGCCGACACCGGCGCCAACACCCAGCAGCGCCAGGAGCAATGGCAGGCCTGCGGCGATCAATGTGCCAAGCATGATGATCAGGACGATCGCGGCGATGACAACGCCGATGACTTCCGATGATCCGAAGACCTGGGACATGTCCTGCATGATTTCTTTGGAGAACAGGACCTCCACGCCATTGGCCTGGGGACCGGCGGCGATGGCCTTGATCTGCTCGCGATCAGCAGGGGTCAACGCGTCAGTCTGGATCTTGAAACTTACCTGCGAGACCGCGGTGCTTCGATCCTCGGAGACAAAACGCATGTCCGAGTTGGCGCCCACCTGGCGGGCAGCGAACTGCAGTTCGGCATGGCCGGTTTCAAGTTCCTTCTGGCCCTTTTCAACATCCTTTTCGGCCTGCTCAAGTTCGGCGGTCTTCTCCTTGATGGTCTTCTCGCCGGATTCGAGCTTTTCCTTGGCCTTGACCAGATCAGCCTTGCCCTGAAGGAACTCGGCCTTCTTCTGGTCGAATTCCTTCTGGCCTGCATCCAGCTGGGCACGTCCGGCGTCCAACTCGGCCTGGCCATCAGCCAGCTTGGCCTTGTTGGCGTCAATCTGCGACTTTGCCTGATCAAGCTGCTTCTTCGCATCGGCGAGCTGGGTTTTCGCGGCGCCGAGCTTGCTGCTGTTCGCCTTCAGTTCCTTGCGTCCGGCATCCACCTGGGCCTGGCCGTCATCGAGCTTCTTGCGCGCGGCATCGAGCTGCTTCAAGCCGGCCTCGCCTTGGGCGATCTTCGCCAGCGCTGCCGTGGCCTGGTCCTTGCCAGCCTGGGCTTTCGAAAGTCCAGCTTCGGCGGCGGCCTTGCCCTTTTCTGCCTCGGCCAGACTGGTCTTGAGTCCGTTCAGGGTTTTGGTGTAATCAGCTACGGCTTGTTCATTACCATCGGCTTTGGCTTGTTCAAGGGCCTGCTCGGTGGACTGGATCTGCGCGCCCAGCGCGGCAATGGCGGATTCGGCCTGGGAGATCCCGGCCTTGGCCTGGGCCATGCCGTCCTCTGCTTCTTTCAGGCCGGTCGTTGCCTTGGTCTTGCCCGTGGCAAGCGAGGACTCGAACTCCGAGCGGGACGAACCGCCAAGAAGCTGTTGCATTCCCGACTTGTACTGCTGCTCGCCGGAAGTGATTTCCTTCTGGGCAGCGTCAAGCTTCTTCTCGCCGGCATCGTACTGCGCCTGGCCGGAATCGTAAGTGCTCTTGCCGGACTTGTACTTCGCCAGGCCGTCGTTGTACTTGGCTTCGCCGGCAGCCAGCTGTGCCGCACCCGAATCAAGCTCCTTCTGGCCAGCTTCCAGCTGTGCGCGGCTGTCGGCCAGCTTCTTCTCGCCGGCGTCGATCTGCGGCTGAGCGTCCTTGATTTTCTTTTCGCCATCAAAGTACTGGGCCCAGCCATTGGTCAGGTCCTCACGGCCGTCTTCGAGCTGGACCTTGCCATCAGCGATCTGTTTCTTGGCATCGTCGAGTTTCTTCTGGCCATCGACCAGCTTCTTCTCGTTCTTATCGATCTCCGGCTGGGCCTTGTCAAGCTGCTTCTGCAGATCGAAGGGGCTCATCGCGTCGACAACCTGCGGGTGCAGCGAGAGCTGTTCCAGCGCTTCGGAGATGGACTTCTGCTGTCCTTCGGTCAGCGGCTTGTCGGTGCTCTCGCGGAACACGATGGAACCGGAACCGCCGGCAAGATCCGGCAATTCTTGTTTCATGCGGTCCAAGGTGCGCTGGGTTTCAGTTCCCGGGAGTGTGAAGGTATTCGAGAGCTGCCCCATGAACAAGCTGGCGCAAACACCAATGAAGATAAAGGCAGCGAGCCACATCGAGATGACGCGCATGCGGTGGCGGTGAGCCCATCGTGCCAGACGGTAAAGGATTGATGCCATGAGCTTAGATGTCCTTCGAGATGCTAGTGCTGTTCAGCGGGAAGTGTTTGAAGCCTTGTTCCAGGGTGTGCATTGCCTTGGTCACCAGGGTGTGGAAGGTGGCAATGAGTTCCGGGGAGATATCCATGTTCTGGTTTTGCT harbors:
- a CDS encoding MMPL family transporter — its product is MASILYRLARWAHRHRMRVISMWLAAFIFIGVCASLFMGQLSNTFTLPGTETQRTLDRMKQELPDLAGGSGSIVFRESTDKPLTEGQQKSISEALEQLSLHPQVVDAMSPFDLQKQLDKAQPEIDKNEKKLVDGQKKLDDAKKQIADGKVQLEDGREDLTNGWAQYFDGEKKIKDAQPQIDAGEKKLADSRAQLEAGQKELDSGAAQLAAGEAKYNDGLAKYKSGKSTYDSGQAQYDAGEKKLDAAQKEITSGEQQYKSGMQQLLGGSSRSEFESSLATGKTKATTGLKEAEDGMAQAKAGISQAESAIAALGAQIQSTEQALEQAKADGNEQAVADYTKTLNGLKTSLAEAEKGKAAAEAGLSKAQAGKDQATAALAKIAQGEAGLKQLDAARKKLDDGQAQVDAGRKELKANSSKLGAAKTQLADAKKQLDQAKSQIDANKAKLADGQAELDAGRAQLDAGQKEFDQKKAEFLQGKADLVKAKEKLESGEKTIKEKTAELEQAEKDVEKGQKELETGHAELQFAARQVGANSDMRFVSEDRSTAVSQVSFKIQTDALTPADREQIKAIAAGPQANGVEVLFSKEIMQDMSQVFGSSEVIGVVIAAIVLIIMLGTLIAAGLPLLLALLGVGAGVGTTMAFSSVIDMASITPALALMLGLAVGIDYALFIIHRHRTQMLAGMEVGESIARSVGTSGNAVVFAGLTVIIALAALAVPGLPFLTVLGLSAAFTVLCSVLLNITLLPALLSLAGNRLVSQRARRKAAAQVENPEIKEPFSARWVRMVTKVAVPVTLLVVIVLGAIALPATQMRTALPDGSAEPADSQAFQAFEQTSDKFGAGYNGPLLVLADLPENLTERQAESKALDVADKLREYDGVVAAIPVALTDNHRLSAIQVIPTDGPSSEQTESLVHQLRGDYAEFSEATGADIAVTGQVAAQIDVSEKVTAALVPYLSIVVGLSLILLLLVFRSVVVPLLATGGFLLSLAAAFGASVMVYQFGWFSSFFDVNVPGPLLSFLPILLTGILFGLAMDYQVFLVSAMRERYAHGEPAKDAVRSGFSMAAPVVTAAALIMISVFAGFVFSHLAMIRPLGFALAFGVLFDAFIIRMTLIPAVMHLLGDKAWYLPKWLDRILPDVDVEGSKLNELLDSEESTADDDYDQDYTKENATV
- a CDS encoding Maf family protein, with protein sequence MSTQPRPSARLVLASASWGRKKVLSDAGLEFTTQVSEVDEDAVLAQAVAQHGAQSPAQTAQLLARAKAEDVASGQHPAGTLVLGCDSVFELEGVAYGKPHTEQVARERWQQLSGATGVLHSGHWLIDTQQPEKPVGQVSSTVVHFSTVSDAEIEAYVASGEPLPCAGAFTIDGLAASFIESIEGNFQNVVGLDVFVLRKLLAELGVGIIDLWK